In the genome of Corynebacterium glucuronolyticum DSM 44120, the window GCCCGGGCGCGATATCCATGGATGGCGTGGGATCCTCAAATGTGCCGTTTGTCATTGTTGTTCCTTCCACCATTTCTTAAGGGCAGCGACGGCTTCGTCGTGCGGCAGCGGCCCCCGGTCGAGGCGTAGTTCCTTCATGAACGTCCATGCCTTTCCTACGGCGGGTCCGGGCGTGATCCCGAGGATTTCCATGATTTCGTTGCCGTCGAGGTCGGGTCGCACGCGTGCGAGGTCTTCTTTTTCAGCCAGTTCCGCGATGCGTTGTTCGAGGTCGTCGTAGGCGCGTGAGATCCACCTGGCCTTTTTCTTGTTTCTGGTGGTGGTGTCGGCGCGGACGAGTTTGTGTAGCCGTGGCAGCAACGAACCGGCGTCGGTGACGTAGCGCCGGACGGCGGAGTCTGTCCATTCTCCTTCGGGGAATCCATAAAAGCGCATGTGTAGGTAGATGAGTTGCGAGATGTCTTTTATGTCCTGTTTGGAGTATTTGAGGGCGCGTAGTCGTTTGCGCGCCATCTTTGCACCTACAACGTCGTGTTGATGGAATGTGACCTGTCCGTTGTCCAGGACGCGTTTGGTTTGTGGTTTGCCAATGTCGTGGAGGAGGGCGGCCCACCGGAGCACGAGGTCCGGTCCGTCTTCTTCTTGTTCCATGGCTTGGCGCAGCACGGTGAGTGAGTGTTGGTAGACGTCTTTGTGCTGGTTGTGCTCGTCGCCGAGGGCTTTGAGTGCGGAGATTTCGGGGAAGATCCGGTCCATGATTCCGGTTTCCACGAGGAGGTCGATGCCGCGCCAGGGGGCGGCCCCGCAGATGAGTTTGTCCAGTTCAGCTTGGATGCGTTCGCGGGTGATGCGGTCGATTTCGGCGGCCATGGTGGTCATCGCGTCGACGACCCGTGTGGCCACGTCGAATTCCAGCTGGGCTGCAAATCGTGCTGCTCGCAGCATCCTAAGTGGGTCGTCGCCGAAGGAGATTTCGGGTGCGTCGGGCGTGTCGATGATCCTGTTTTGCAGCGCGGTGAGTCCGCCGAGCGGGTCGCAGAAGGTGTGATCGCCTGTGGGGGAGAGGGCGATGGCCATGGCGTTGATGGTGAAGTCGCGTCGCACGAGGTCGCCTTCGAGGGTGTCGCCGAATTTCACCACGGGGTTGCGTGAGTTGCCGTCGTAGGTGTCTGCTCTGAAGGTGGTGATTTCGACTTGTTGCCCGTCTTTAGCTGCGGAGATGGTGCCGTATTCGATTCCTGTGTCCCAGACGGCGTCGGCCCATTCCGAGAGGATGTCGTGGGTGATGTCGGGCAGGGCGGAGGTGGTGAAGTCGAGGTCGCCGGCGAGTCTGCCGAGGAGGCTGTCGCGGACGGATCCGCCGACGAGGTACAGCTCCTCGCCGTGGCGGTTGAATTCACCGGCGAGTGAGGTGAGGATTTCTTTGTACGGTTCCAGCTCAATCACTTCGCTAATGTTACCGGAGGTGGGTAACATCGGTTTCATGACCGAGAATGAGCCCCGTCGGCGGCGGCGTCGTCGTCGGCGTCCTCGCACGTCCCGGGCGACCCGCACGGCGCGTAATGCGAGGACTGCGAAGCGTACGCATAGTAGTAGGAAGCGTCGTCGTGGGCCGGTGTCGGTGGAGACGTCTGCTGGTGGGTTGGTGATTTCTGGTCTTCCGGAGGCCGTCGATGAACAAGGCAATGTTGATTTGAACGCTGTCTATGTTGCTTTGATTGGTCGTGTTGATCGTCGCGGTCGCCTCCTGTGGTCGATGCCCAAGGGCCACGTTGAGCCTGGTGAGGACCATCGTCACACGGCTGAGCGGGAGGTCTGGGAGGAAACGGGCATCGTCGGTGAGGTCTTTTCTGATCTCGGGACGATTGATTATTGGTTTATATCTGAGGGGCGTCGCGTCCACAAGACGGTCCATCATCATCTCCTGCGCTACGTCGATGGTGAGCTTAACGACGAAGACCCCGAGGTCACCGAGGTCGCCTGGGTCCCCGCCGCCCACCTCGTGGAGCGCCTCGCGTACTCCGACGAGCGCAAACTTGCACGCATCGCGCACGATACGTTGCCGGACCTCGCCCGCGCCGAGAAGCAGGCGGGGAGGGTCACGCCACGGTGAGACGCGCCCTCGCAACCGCCCTCTGCGCCGCACTTCTCTGCTTTCCAAGCTTGTCGACGCCCGCCCGCGCCGCTCTTCCCGCCCCCGTAGCGCCCTCCCGCGAGGTCGTCGCCGAGCAGTGGGTGAACCCGATGCTCCGCGTCGGCGACACCGGCGCCGTGAAGCTCACCCAGCTCACCACCACCGGCGGCACCGTCGTCGGCACGGTGGAAACCGCCACCGACGTTGAGCAGGTCCAGATCTTCACCGCCCCTCCTGTTGGCGATCTCCCCAGCGCCTTCAACCTCCTCGGCCTGAACCCGGAGGCCTACCCCCTCGCCGGCCCCATTTTCGCCCCTGGGGACTTCTCCTTTACCTACGATGAGCTCGGTCTCACCACCCCCGGCATCCACGCCGTCCTCGTCAGGGCAGGGGAGGAGACCACCCGCTTCCTCGTCTTCATCCCCTCCGATTCCACGGCTACCGCGCAAGCGGGAACCCTCATCTGGCCCCTCGCCGCCGATATCCCCCTCGTCCCCGGCGAGACGGGGACGGCACCGGAGCGCCCGGAACTCCTCCTAGCTAACGAGGGCTTCACCGCAGAAATCGAACCGGGCGGCCGCCTCGACCAGCTCGTGGACCTCTACCCGGGCGGCCACACGTGCCTCGCCATCGACCCGCAGCTCATCGATACCGTTTCCCGCATGGCGGGCGGCTACACCGTCACCGCCACCCGCGTCTCCTCCGTGGAGCCCACCGTCCGCCTACGCGAGCGCTGGACGGCGAAGAAGGAGGTCACCTCCACCCCAGGCCGCGGCGCGGAGGCCGCCCAGCGCTTCCTGGACAAGGTTGATGCCGTCTCCCACGGGGCGTGCGTCATCCCGCTGCCGTGGGCGGGTGCGGATCTGTCCGCAGCGTTGAAGGCGGGTGTCCTCCCCGAGGCGCTGGATTCCTCGGTGCTGGAGGAGGAGCTGAACACGCCGATTGCGAAGAATCTCATCATTCCGTCGTCGGGTTATGTCACCCCGGAGGTGGCGGCGGCGCTTCCTGCGGGCACGGGCGCGATCACGGGGGATGCGTTGTCGGCGCAGCTTGCTATCGTGGGTGAGCATCCGTTGACGGTGGGGTATTCGGATCCGTTGACGCGTTTCGATTACCGCCTGGATACCCCGGCCGCCCGGCGCGCCTCCGCCGTCGCGGCAGTACAATTCACGCGCGCCCAAGCGAGCGCCCAAGCCAACGCCCAAGCGCGCAACGCAACACCAGAGCAAGCAGCAGACCAAGCAGACCAAGCACACACCCCACCCATCATCCTCCCACCCCGCCTCTGGTCAGCCGAGGACGCGGCGGCGATCTCCCGGGCCGCAGGCCCGAGCGCCCAGCTCCATGTCGCGCCCTATACCCCCGGGCAGCCGCTTGTTGATCCGACGGCGCTCACCGACGTGGAGGTGACCAACGCGGCGCAGCAGCAGCGCTACGTGGGTGACCTCAATAACCTCATGGTGGAGGACCCGAATATCGCGTTGTCGCCGGAGGAGTTCACTGCGCCGGTGCGCACGTCGATTGCGGAGTCGCTGAGTTTGTATAAGCGGCGTGCATTGGACCTGTATGAGCGGACGACGGAGGAGACGCGCCGCAAGCTGGATAAGAACCGGGATTTGATCCAGGCGTTGCGGGCGT includes:
- a CDS encoding CCA tRNA nucleotidyltransferase yields the protein MKPMLPTSGNISEVIELEPYKEILTSLAGEFNRHGEELYLVGGSVRDSLLGRLAGDLDFTTSALPDITHDILSEWADAVWDTGIEYGTISAAKDGQQVEITTFRADTYDGNSRNPVVKFGDTLEGDLVRRDFTINAMAIALSPTGDHTFCDPLGGLTALQNRIIDTPDAPEISFGDDPLRMLRAARFAAQLEFDVATRVVDAMTTMAAEIDRITRERIQAELDKLICGAAPWRGIDLLVETGIMDRIFPEISALKALGDEHNQHKDVYQHSLTVLRQAMEQEEDGPDLVLRWAALLHDIGKPQTKRVLDNGQVTFHQHDVVGAKMARKRLRALKYSKQDIKDISQLIYLHMRFYGFPEGEWTDSAVRRYVTDAGSLLPRLHKLVRADTTTRNKKKARWISRAYDDLEQRIAELAEKEDLARVRPDLDGNEIMEILGITPGPAVGKAWTFMKELRLDRGPLPHDEAVAALKKWWKEQQ